From Woronichinia naegeliana WA131, the proteins below share one genomic window:
- a CDS encoding FG-GAP-like repeat-containing protein produces MSNLTSAGGNDVFISKLNSDGSFAWAKSFGGTVSDSVNILQVDSSGNVYTTGTFSGTADFDPGTGVSNFTSAGSVDVFISKLNSDGSFAWAKSFGGTNYDDVSGLKVDSSGNVYTTGTFAGTADFDPGTGVSNLTSAGGDDVFISKLNSDGSFAWAKSFGGTSNDRGNSLQVDSSGNVYTTGYFKGTADFDPGTGVSNLTSAGGEDVFISGLNSDGSFAWAKSVGGTGNDRGSSLQVDSSGNLHSTGYFSGTADFDPGAEVSNLTSAGGNDVFIIKLALPVTNQAPTDLSLSANTIAENTVIGAGVKIGNITITDPDATGNNNLLTVEGTDAANFEIRNSTELFFIGTSPDFETKPSYTISLKSTDGALTYSEAFTVNVTDVKPKVTISPGTTPVEGGAIGTYTITLDEASPTGGLVVNFNTTGSTATLSTDYTLTAGSNITAVTANSFTIAAGQTTAILNLNALADVVSDPNETVQINLSSGPGYSLGQNSTALLSPKTDYTVGSLPYSVAVGDFNGDGKLDLATANQNSDTVSVLLRNSANTGFDAKTDFSVGSVGISPNSVAVGDFNGDGKLDLATANFLGNTVSILLRNSANTGFDAKTDFSVGSNPNSVAVGDFNGDGKLDLATANANGNSVSILLRNSANTGFDAKTDFFVGGLPYSVAVGDFNGDGKLDLATANQNSDSVSILLRNSANTGFDAKTDFSVGSAPVSVAVGDFNGDGKLDLATANSNSNTVSILLRNSANTGFDAQTDFSVGSVPNSVAVGDFNGDGKLDLAAANFGGNSVSILLRNSGNTGFDAKTDFSVGSNPASVAVGDFNSDGKLDLATANQFGDSVSVLLNAHSSATLTITDAPNAAPTIASGATATFAENGTGTAYQVIATDPESNPITYGLATTGDYALFNINSTTGLVTFKTAPNYESPTDAGANNVYDITVTASDASLTTSKAVAITVTDVNPENFVTTLNQDQFSLGKGDDSLTSTLVNLQQNDNINALGGTDTFILTGGTASDWLGIDASDSNNQIDIAGTSLTNFERFDLSGFLGTVSFKGLSGNNWIKSGAGKDDLTGYNGNDYLNGGTGVDQLVGGNGNDTYVVDNTGDLITEGLNAGIDSVESSLTWTLTVNLENLTLTGTAAINGTGNTLANLLTGNSANNSLNGDAGNDTLTANDGNDTLSGGDGNDTLNGGTGNDSLTGGTGADTLTGGTGNDIYYIDNAGDTITELSGEGTDTVYNTVNYTLAANLENLFLQGTAINGTGNELNNDLTGNASNNILSGGAGNDTLNGSTGADSLIGGTGNDVYYIENAGDTITELSGEGTDTVYNTLNYTLAANLENLFLQGTAINGTGNELNNSITGNASNNILSGGAGNDVLNGSTGADSLIGGTGNDIYYIDNALDTITELSGEGTDTVYNTVDYTLAANLENLVLQGTAINGTGNELNNSITGNASNNILSGGAGNDTLNGSTGADSLIGGTGNDFYYIDNALDTITELSGEGTDTVYSTLNYTLAANLENLVLQGTAINGTGNELNNSITGNASNNILSGGDGNDTLNGDAGNDTLIGGNGNDFAYYYSSTGSVTVNLATGTASDGLGGTDTLSQIENVQGSNTAGDNLTGNTGVNVLYGYGGADSLTGGGDNDLLYLGSDTVTDTVNYASGDGSDTVYNFVRGIGGDVLNFGGITVIDVQVSGTNTLFKVGDGITGNSGFGSGALLLTTIGTTTATSGFVAADVNVNLLGATFAFS; encoded by the coding sequence GTGAGCAATCTCACCAGTGCAGGTGGTAATGATGTATTTATCTCTAAGTTAAACAGTGATGGTTCCTTTGCCTGGGCGAAAAGTTTCGGCGGGACAGTCAGCGATAGTGTTAATATCCTACAGGTGGATAGTAGCGGCAACGTCTATACCACTGGCACTTTCTCTGGCACAGCAGACTTTGACCCAGGTACGGGAGTGAGCAATTTCACCAGTGCAGGTAGTGTTGATGTATTTATCTCTAAGTTAAACAGTGATGGTTCCTTTGCCTGGGCGAAAAGTTTCGGCGGGACAAATTACGATGATGTTTCTGGACTAAAGGTAGATAGTAGCGGCAACGTCTATACCACTGGCACTTTCGCTGGCACAGCAGACTTTGACCCAGGTACGGGAGTGAGCAATCTCACCAGTGCAGGTGGTGATGATGTATTTATCTCTAAGTTAAACAGTGATGGTTCCTTTGCCTGGGCGAAAAGTTTCGGCGGGACAAGCAACGATCGTGGTAATAGCCTACAGGTGGATAGTAGCGGCAACGTCTATACCACGGGCTATTTCAAAGGCACAGCAGACTTTGACCCAGGTACGGGAGTGAGCAATCTCACCAGTGCAGGTGGTGAGGATGTATTTATCTCTGGGTTAAACAGTGATGGTTCCTTTGCCTGGGCGAAAAGTGTCGGCGGGACAGGCAACGATCGTGGTAGTAGCCTACAGGTGGATAGTAGCGGCAACCTCCATAGCACGGGCTATTTCTCTGGCACAGCCGATTTTGACCCAGGTGCGGAAGTGAGCAATCTCACCAGTGCAGGTGGTAATGATGTATTTATCATCAAGCTCGCTCTCCCTGTCACCAATCAAGCCCCAACAGATTTAAGCCTTTCTGCCAACACCATTGCGGAAAACACCGTCATTGGTGCGGGGGTTAAAATTGGCAATATTACCATCACCGACCCTGACGCGACAGGCAACAATAACCTTCTCACGGTAGAAGGAACCGACGCGGCTAACTTTGAAATTCGCAACAGCACCGAACTCTTTTTCATCGGTACTAGCCCCGACTTTGAAACCAAACCCAGTTACACCATCAGCCTCAAATCTACGGATGGCGCATTAACCTATAGCGAAGCCTTCACCGTTAATGTTACCGATGTTAAACCAAAAGTTACCATTTCCCCAGGCACCACCCCCGTAGAAGGCGGAGCGATCGGTACCTATACCATCACCCTAGATGAGGCATCTCCCACAGGCGGCTTAGTCGTCAACTTTAATACCACCGGCAGTACTGCCACCCTAAGCACTGACTACACCCTTACGGCGGGCAGTAACATCACCGCAGTCACCGCCAACAGTTTCACTATCGCCGCCGGTCAAACCACTGCCATCCTCAACCTCAACGCTTTGGCTGATGTGGTCAGCGACCCCAACGAAACCGTCCAAATCAATCTAAGCAGTGGACCAGGCTACAGCCTCGGTCAAAACAGCACCGCCCTCCTCAGCCCCAAAACCGACTACACCGTTGGCAGTTTACCCTATTCAGTAGCAGTGGGAGACTTTAATGGCGATGGCAAACTAGACCTCGCCACCGCCAACCAAAATAGCGACACTGTATCAGTTCTCTTGCGAAATAGTGCCAATACGGGCTTTGATGCCAAAACCGACTTCTCCGTTGGCAGTGTTGGCATTAGTCCCAATTCAGTAGCAGTGGGAGACTTTAATGGCGATGGCAAACTAGACCTCGCCACCGCTAACTTTCTTGGCAACACTGTATCAATTCTGTTGCGAAATAGTGCCAATACGGGCTTTGATGCCAAAACCGACTTCTCCGTTGGCAGTAATCCCAATTCAGTAGCAGTAGGAGACTTTAATGGCGATGGCAAACTAGACCTTGCCACAGCCAACGCAAACGGCAACTCTGTATCAATTCTGTTGCGAAATAGTGCCAATACGGGCTTTGATGCCAAAACCGACTTCTTCGTTGGCGGTTTACCCTATTCAGTAGCAGTAGGAGACTTTAATGGCGATGGCAAACTAGACCTCGCCACCGCCAACCAAAATAGCGATTCTGTATCAATTCTGTTGCGAAATAGTGCCAATACGGGCTTTGATGCCAAAACCGACTTCTCCGTTGGCAGTGCTCCCGTTTCAGTAGCAGTAGGAGACTTTAATGGCGATGGCAAACTAGACCTCGCCACCGCCAACTCAAATAGCAACACTGTATCAATTCTGTTGCGAAATAGTGCCAATACGGGTTTTGATGCCCAAACCGACTTCTCCGTTGGCAGTGTTCCCAATTCAGTAGCAGTGGGAGACTTTAATGGGGATGGCAAACTAGACCTCGCCGCCGCCAACTTCGGCGGTAATTCTGTATCAATTCTGTTGCGAAATAGTGGCAATACGGGCTTTGATGCCAAAACCGACTTCTCCGTTGGCAGTAATCCCGCTTCAGTAGCAGTGGGAGACTTTAACAGCGATGGCAAACTAGACCTTGCCACAGCCAATCAATTCGGTGATTCCGTATCGGTGCTGCTCAACGCTCACTCCAGCGCGACCCTCACTATTACCGATGCTCCCAATGCGGCTCCCACGATCGCCAGTGGTGCAACAGCCACCTTCGCTGAAAATGGCACAGGAACCGCCTACCAAGTTATCGCCACCGACCCCGAAAGTAATCCCATTACCTATGGTCTAGCAACAACAGGGGACTATGCTCTCTTTAACATCAACAGCACCACAGGCTTAGTCACCTTCAAAACCGCTCCCAACTACGAAAGTCCGACGGATGCAGGAGCCAATAACGTCTATGACATCACCGTAACCGCCAGCGATGCTTCCCTCACTACCTCCAAAGCCGTAGCCATTACCGTCACCGATGTCAACCCCGAAAATTTTGTCACAACCCTCAACCAAGACCAATTTTCGCTAGGCAAAGGCGACGATTCCCTAACCAGCACCCTTGTCAACCTACAACAAAACGACAACATCAACGCCCTCGGCGGCACCGACACCTTCATCCTAACGGGCGGAACCGCCAGCGACTGGCTAGGCATTGACGCAAGTGACAGCAACAATCAAATTGACATTGCTGGCACCAGCCTAACCAACTTTGAACGCTTTGACCTAAGTGGCTTTCTCGGAACCGTCAGCTTTAAAGGACTCAGTGGCAACAACTGGATCAAATCAGGGGCTGGCAAGGATGACCTCACAGGATATAACGGTAACGATTATCTCAATGGTGGTACAGGAGTCGATCAATTGGTCGGTGGGAACGGCAATGACACCTACGTCGTAGATAATACAGGTGACTTGATTACTGAAGGTTTAAATGCTGGCATTGACAGCGTCGAATCTTCCCTTACCTGGACATTAACAGTTAATCTTGAAAACCTGACCTTAACGGGGACGGCTGCCATCAACGGTACAGGGAACACCCTTGCTAACCTGCTCACGGGTAACAGTGCCAACAACAGTCTTAATGGCGATGCTGGGAATGATACCCTAACGGCTAATGATGGCAACGATACCCTGAGTGGTGGCGATGGTAACGACACCCTGAATGGTGGTACTGGTAACGATTCCCTCACTGGTGGTACTGGTGCTGATACCCTCACTGGTGGCACTGGCAACGATATTTACTACATTGATAATGCAGGCGACACCATTACCGAATTATCAGGAGAAGGAACGGACACTGTTTATAATACCGTTAACTATACCCTTGCTGCAAACCTCGAAAACCTATTCTTACAGGGAACCGCCATTAACGGTACAGGGAACGAACTCAACAACGACCTCACTGGCAATGCTAGTAACAACATCCTGAGTGGCGGTGCAGGTAACGATACCCTGAATGGCAGTACAGGTGCAGACTCCCTCATCGGTGGTACTGGTAACGATGTTTACTACATTGAGAATGCAGGCGACACCATTACCGAATTATCAGGAGAAGGAACGGACACTGTTTATAACACCCTTAACTATACCCTTGCTGCAAACCTAGAAAACCTATTCTTACAGGGAACCGCCATTAACGGTACAGGGAACGAACTCAACAACAGCATCACTGGTAACGCGAGTAACAACATCCTGAGTGGCGGTGCAGGTAACGATGTTCTGAATGGCAGTACAGGGGCTGATTCTCTCATTGGTGGCACTGGCAACGATATTTACTACATTGATAATGCATTGGACACCATTACTGAATTATCAGGAGAAGGAACGGACACTGTTTATAACACCGTTGACTATACCCTTGCTGCAAACCTAGAAAACCTAGTCTTACAGGGAACCGCCATTAACGGTACAGGGAACGAACTCAACAACAGTATCACTGGCAATGCTAGTAACAACATCCTGAGTGGCGGTGCAGGTAACGATACCCTCAATGGCAGTACAGGTGCAGACTCCCTCATCGGTGGTACTGGCAACGATTTTTACTACATTGATAATGCATTGGACACCATTACCGAATTATCAGGAGAAGGAACTGACACTGTTTACAGCACCCTTAACTATACCCTTGCTGCAAACCTCGAAAACCTAGTCTTACAGGGAACCGCCATTAACGGTACAGGTAACGAACTCAACAACAGTATCACTGGCAACGCTAGTAACAACATCCTGAGTGGTGGCGATGGTAACGATACCCTCAATGGCGATGCAGGCAATGATACCTTGATTGGCGGTAATGGCAACGATTTTGCTTACTATTACAGTTCAACTGGAAGTGTCACCGTTAACTTAGCAACAGGAACCGCCAGCGATGGTTTAGGCGGAACCGATACCCTTTCTCAAATTGAAAATGTCCAAGGTTCCAATACCGCAGGGGATAATCTCACCGGCAACACAGGTGTTAACGTTCTCTACGGTTATGGCGGCGCAGATAGTCTCACAGGAGGAGGCGATAATGATCTGCTCTATTTAGGTAGTGATACCGTTACTGATACTGTGAACTATGCCAGTGGCGATGGTTCTGATACTGTTTATAACTTTGTGCGTGGGATCGGAGGAGATGTTCTCAACTTCGGAGGCATAACCGTTATTGACGTACAGGTTTCTGGCACTAATACCCTGTTTAAAGTGGGTGATGGGATAACAGGCAACTCTGGCTTTGGCTCAGGAGCTTTACTGTTAACTACCATTGGTACGACCACTGCCACGTCGGGCTTTGTCGCTGCTGATGTCAATGTCAATCTTCTAGGAGCAACCTTTGCTTTTAGTTAA
- a CDS encoding Rpn family recombination-promoting nuclease/putative transposase, producing the protein MFDNCCKFLAENFSEDYATWLLGRPVQLTKLSPTELSLEPIRADSLILEQSEDLVLHLEFQTEPDKTMGFRMLDYRVRVYRRFPTKTMHQVVIYLKSTKSALVYQDSFQLGETTHHYRVIRLWEQSSDLFLTSPGLLPLAILTQNKEPTKRLREVAKGLDIIEDQGVRANLMAATAVFAGLVMEPEMIKTILRSDIMKESAFYQDILQEGRQEGRQEGRQEGRQEGRQEGLLEGKLKTIPLLKKLGLTIAEIAEELEIDVSLVNQFVANQNN; encoded by the coding sequence ATGTTTGACAATTGCTGCAAATTCCTAGCCGAAAACTTTTCTGAAGATTATGCCACTTGGTTGCTTGGTCGTCCCGTTCAATTGACCAAACTGAGTCCAACAGAATTATCTTTAGAACCGATTCGCGCTGATTCCCTAATATTGGAACAATCGGAAGACCTGGTATTACACCTCGAATTTCAGACCGAACCCGATAAAACAATGGGTTTTCGGATGTTAGATTATCGAGTCAGGGTTTATCGCCGTTTTCCGACTAAAACCATGCACCAGGTCGTGATTTATCTGAAATCCACTAAATCAGCATTGGTTTATCAAGATAGCTTTCAACTCGGAGAAACAACTCATCATTATCGAGTCATTCGTCTTTGGGAACAATCTTCTGATTTATTTCTAACCAGTCCAGGGTTATTGCCCCTAGCGATATTAACCCAAAATAAGGAGCCAACAAAACGGTTACGCGAGGTTGCGAAGGGATTGGATATAATAGAAGATCAAGGGGTGAGGGCTAATCTCATGGCTGCAACGGCAGTATTCGCAGGATTAGTGATGGAACCTGAAATGATTAAAACAATTTTAAGGAGTGACATTATGAAAGAATCAGCTTTCTATCAGGACATTCTTCAGGAAGGTCGTCAGGAAGGTCGTCAGGAAGGTCGTCAGGAAGGTCGTCAGGAAGGTCGTCAGGAAGGTCTTCTTGAGGGCAAGCTTAAAACAATCCCTCTACTGAAAAAATTAGGATTGACGATCGCAGAAATCGCTGAAGAATTAGAGATTGATGTTTCTTTAGTCAATCAGTTTGTGGCTAATCAGAATAATTAA
- a CDS encoding TIGR03032 family protein: MTESEEKSSNSFLPINASEGLWEWLEKEQISVGFTTYQTNRLMLVGRKANGRLAINERLFDKPMGLYAQGNSLYMSTRYQIWQLDNHLAKGETYQEADRLYVPSLSYTTGSLNVHDLVLGRDGTPIFINTDFSCLATIQAGYSFAPIWQPPFITKLVAEDRCHLNGLAMVEGEPAYVTACSMTDSAAGWRSHRNDGGIVVHIPSNEVVLRGLSMPHSPRWYQGKLWILNAGTGELGYVDDHQFIPIAFCPGFVRGLAFWGDLAIVGLSKLRSASFSGLVLEERLLAEGNTAQCGLIAINIHSGEIVHSLFLDKPIEELFDVVVLPNVCRPMSLGFQDEDIERLVTFPSSNGLVTTKPTVKRPRDSTLLIAGFPTKERIERENQESREYEAMERQEQLAEAKVKFQRVFHLNPESLAPYDGMTFPSLQQRWQNQPQRGEVIGVSASVLGDMVGFAIAELLPNLKAEIISLFVDPNHRQKGVGTKMLAFLEREIGSQKVEQIALVYAPTPLADRALTSMFRKLGWAAPRSLANGLKVALKGLPTVNPAISGSAKVKFEEGKNQVKDHNLEQAVICFQEAIRLQPDYVAAYNQLGNALQTLEQSDEAIACYQKILEINPNVAAAHCNLGSIWQTQEKFEAAIAAYQRAIKLKPDFALAHRNLSGLVAKDQTD; this comes from the coding sequence TTGACAGAATCAGAAGAAAAGTCTAGTAACTCATTTCTGCCAATTAATGCCTCCGAAGGGCTGTGGGAATGGTTAGAAAAAGAACAGATCAGTGTTGGCTTTACCACTTATCAGACTAATCGTTTGATGTTGGTAGGTCGGAAGGCTAATGGCAGATTAGCGATTAATGAGAGGCTGTTTGATAAACCGATGGGACTCTATGCCCAAGGTAACAGCCTGTACATGAGTACGCGCTATCAGATTTGGCAGTTGGACAATCATTTGGCAAAGGGTGAAACCTATCAAGAAGCCGATCGCCTATATGTACCCAGTTTGAGCTACACCACAGGCTCGTTGAATGTCCACGATCTAGTTTTGGGTCGTGATGGCACACCGATATTTATTAATACGGATTTTAGTTGTCTGGCAACAATTCAAGCAGGTTATAGTTTTGCCCCGATATGGCAACCGCCATTTATTACCAAACTGGTAGCCGAAGATCGCTGTCATCTCAACGGTTTAGCGATGGTGGAAGGAGAACCCGCGTATGTCACGGCTTGCAGTATGACCGACAGTGCCGCAGGATGGCGATCGCACCGCAATGATGGGGGGATTGTTGTCCATATTCCTAGCAATGAAGTGGTGCTGAGAGGTCTATCAATGCCCCACTCGCCGCGCTGGTATCAGGGGAAATTATGGATTTTGAATGCGGGAACAGGGGAATTGGGTTATGTGGATGACCACCAATTTATACCGATCGCCTTTTGTCCTGGATTTGTGAGGGGATTAGCTTTTTGGGGTGACTTAGCGATCGTGGGACTGTCGAAACTGCGATCAGCGAGTTTTTCGGGATTGGTGTTAGAAGAACGGTTATTAGCTGAAGGAAACACGGCGCAATGTGGACTAATAGCCATCAACATTCACAGTGGCGAAATTGTCCATTCGTTGTTTTTAGACAAGCCGATTGAAGAGTTATTTGATGTGGTGGTGTTGCCCAATGTCTGTCGTCCTATGTCTTTGGGATTTCAGGATGAAGATATTGAACGGTTGGTAACTTTTCCGAGTTCCAATGGATTGGTGACGACGAAGCCAACGGTGAAACGTCCTCGTGATTCCACGCTCCTGATCGCGGGATTCCCAACAAAAGAGAGAATTGAGCGCGAAAATCAGGAATCACGGGAATATGAAGCAATGGAACGGCAAGAGCAACTTGCTGAGGCAAAGGTCAAGTTTCAGAGGGTTTTTCATCTCAATCCCGAAAGTTTAGCACCCTATGATGGGATGACTTTTCCGAGTCTGCAACAACGTTGGCAAAATCAACCGCAACGGGGCGAAGTCATTGGGGTTTCGGCTTCGGTTTTGGGCGATATGGTGGGTTTTGCGATCGCGGAGTTATTACCTAATTTGAAAGCGGAAATAATTTCGCTGTTTGTTGATCCCAACCACCGACAAAAGGGCGTTGGCACAAAAATGTTGGCTTTTTTGGAAAGGGAGATAGGGTCGCAGAAGGTTGAGCAAATTGCTTTGGTTTACGCCCCGACTCCTTTGGCTGACAGAGCCTTGACCTCGATGTTTCGTAAGTTGGGATGGGCTGCACCCCGATCGCTTGCTAATGGTTTAAAGGTGGCTCTGAAGGGATTGCCAACTGTTAATCCTGCTATTAGTGGATCGGCTAAAGTCAAGTTTGAGGAAGGGAAAAACCAAGTTAAAGATCACAATTTGGAACAGGCTGTAATTTGTTTCCAAGAGGCAATTCGTTTGCAGCCTGACTATGTAGCGGCTTATAACCAGTTGGGTAATGCGTTGCAAACTTTAGAGCAGTCTGATGAGGCGATCGCCTGTTATCAAAAAATATTAGAGATCAATCCCAATGTTGCCGCCGCCCATTGCAATTTGGGTAGTATTTGGCAAACTCAAGAGAAATTTGAAGCAGCGATCGCGGCTTATCAACGGGCGATAAAGCTCAAACCTGATTTTGCTTTGGCTCATCGCAATCTAAGTGGATTGGTTGCTAAAGATCAGACGGATTGA
- a CDS encoding Uma2 family endonuclease, whose product MLQALPRPIDFPNLYPDSDGKPMADNTLQYRWIVRLVSNLKHLFRGQTVFVAGDLLWYPQQVTTLPVPSQAPDAMVVFGRSDDDRRSYKQWEEENIAPQVIFEILSASNSATEMLKKQQFYRQHGVLEMFFYDPESYEFLGMVRSSQSQEFQAITPLNFPWISPMLGVRFEMFADGLALFYPTGEPFNDPDTILEERDQLAQERDQLAQERDRAFAKLRELGINPSDL is encoded by the coding sequence ATGCTCCAAGCCCTCCCTCGCCCGATCGACTTCCCGAATCTCTACCCCGACTCCGATGGTAAACCCATGGCTGACAATACCCTGCAATACCGTTGGATTGTGCGTTTAGTGTCTAACCTCAAGCACCTGTTTCGAGGGCAAACCGTTTTTGTGGCAGGAGACTTGCTCTGGTATCCCCAACAGGTTACGACTCTCCCAGTACCATCTCAAGCCCCAGATGCGATGGTAGTTTTTGGGCGATCAGACGACGATCGTCGCAGCTACAAACAGTGGGAAGAGGAAAATATTGCGCCCCAAGTGATCTTTGAAATTCTCTCAGCAAGCAATAGCGCCACTGAAATGCTCAAAAAGCAGCAGTTTTATCGGCAGCATGGCGTATTAGAGATGTTCTTCTACGATCCTGAATCTTACGAGTTTTTGGGAATGGTGCGATCGTCTCAGAGTCAGGAATTTCAGGCAATTACACCCCTTAACTTTCCTTGGATTTCACCGATGCTAGGCGTTCGTTTCGAGATGTTTGCGGATGGTCTGGCACTGTTCTATCCCACTGGAGAGCCATTTAACGACCCCGATACAATTTTGGAAGAACGCGATCAACTCGCTCAGGAACGCGATCAACTCGCTCAGGAACGAGATCGCGCCTTTGCCAAGTTACGGGAACTAGGCATCAATCCGTCTGATCTTTAG
- a CDS encoding tetratricopeptide repeat protein, whose product MGKSEEAIARYQKILEINPHIAAAYCNLGCIWQMQGKV is encoded by the coding sequence TTGGGGAAATCTGAAGAAGCGATCGCCCGTTATCAAAAAATATTAGAAATTAATCCCCATATCGCCGCCGCTTATTGCAACTTGGGCTGTATTTGGCAAATGCAAGGGAAAGTATGA
- a CDS encoding FG-GAP-like repeat-containing protein codes for MTNSYIEQTGTANPFNGINIGVYSTPTFADLDGDGDLDALIGEYDGILNYYQNTGSSSNPVYSLQTGTANPFNGINVGNYSTPTLADLDADGDLDAFVGESDGTLNYYQNTGSSSNPVYTPQTGTANPFNGISVGSYSTPTLADLDADGDLDAVIGEYEGILNYYQNTGSSSNPVYTPQTGTANPFNGIDIGKKSIFESLKVVGYVGRTHLKAVKRCETRKPVNLR; via the coding sequence ATGACTAACTCATATATTGAGCAAACAGGAACCGCCAACCCCTTCAATGGCATTAATATTGGGGTTTACAGCACCCCCACCTTTGCCGATCTGGACGGAGATGGCGACCTCGATGCCCTTATTGGGGAATATGACGGTATTCTCAACTACTACCAAAACACGGGCAGTAGCAGCAATCCCGTTTACAGTCTTCAAACAGGAACCGCCAACCCCTTCAATGGCATTAATGTTGGGAATTACAGCACCCCCACCTTAGCGGATCTGGACGCAGATGGCGACCTCGATGCCTTTGTTGGGGAAAGTGACGGTACTCTCAACTACTACCAAAATACAGGCAGTAGCAGCAATCCCGTTTACACTCCTCAAACAGGAACCGCCAACCCCTTCAATGGCATTTCTGTTGGGTCTTACAGCACCCCCACCTTAGCGGATCTGGACGCAGATGGCGACCTCGATGCGGTTATTGGGGAATATGAAGGTATTCTTAATTACTACCAAAATACAGGCAGTAGCAGCAATCCCGTTTACACTCCTCAAACAGGAACCGCCAACCCCTTCAATGGCATTGATATTGGGAAAAAAAGCATCTTCGAGTCCCTAAAAGTAGTCGGATACGTTGGTAGGACTCATCTAAAAGCTGTAAAACGGTGTGAAACAAGAAAGCCAGTAAATTTAAGGTGA